Genomic DNA from Mobula birostris isolate sMobBir1 chromosome 21, sMobBir1.hap1, whole genome shotgun sequence:
gtgatggtatgggggtgcatcagtgcccacggcatgggtgagttgcacgtatgtgaaggtaccattgactctgaggcatatattaggattttagagagacatatgttgccatcaaggcgacgtctcttcaggggacgtccatgcttatttcagcaagacaatgccagaccacattctgcacgggctacaacagcgtggctttgtagacacagagtgcgtgtgcttgactggcctgttgccagtccagatctatctcctattggaaatgtatggcgcatcatgaagaggagaatcagacaacggagaccacggactgttgagcagctgaagtcttaaatcaagcaagaatggacaaaatttccaattgcaaatctactacaattagtatcctcagttccaaaacgattaaaaagtgttattaaaaggaaaggtgatgtaacacaatggtaaacatgcctctgtcccaacttttgttgagtgtgttgcagccatcaaattttaaatttgtgtatatttacaaaatacaattaagttggtcagtaaaactattgaaaatcttttctttgtacttttgtcagttaaataaaggttcacgtgaattaacatatcacagattcttgtttttattgcattttggaaaatatccaaacttttctagaaatggggtttgtaccATTCTCTCTGGTTATATAATGATACAAACTCTTCTGTCCTGGGTAACAAGTAATCTATAGAGTTCTCATCACAAAATTGCCACACTCCAATGGGAAAGACTAGAGCCCCCCACTTGCTATCAATGAGCTCACCATTATAAATCACATGGGGGGAGTGGTCAAAGTTATTAGAAAGTTTCCAGGAGCAGCCGTGTGATCTCATATGCTCTTTCTAGCTGTGGGACATGACCAGATCTTGAAATAATACTacaggagaatcagaatcaggtttaatatcactggcatatatcgtgaaatgtgttaactttgcaGTAGCAGGACAATgcatacatgataatagagaaaaaaagactgaattactatacacacacacacacacacacacacacacacacatatatatatatatagaagttaaataagtagtgcaaaaataggtaataaaaaaagtattgaggttcgtgggttcaatgtccatttagatatcggatggcagaggggaagacgctgttcctgaatcgcagattatttgtcttcaggcttctgtacctctttcctgatggtaccaatgagaagagggcacgtcctttGTGCTCTGGGTCcttcttgatggatgctgcttctctgtggcaccactccttgaagatgtcccggatACTGGACACTATGgaagttagtgcccatgatggagctgagtaattTTACAATTCTTTGTAGCTTACTTCGTCCCTGTACAACAGCCCcctcataccagacggtgatgcatccAATTAGAATGTTCTTCAtgacacatctgtagaaatttgcgagtgcttTTGGTGTGACATAccaaaaatctcctcaaactgctaataaaATAtaagttgctgtcttgccttctttatagctgcatcaatatgttgggtccaggttaggtcctcatagatattgacacccaggaaattgagaTTGCTTACTGTCTCTAGTTTTGATCCttctataaggattggtgtgtgttccctcatcttaaacTTTCTGAAGTCCAATATCAGTTATTTGATCTTACGGACGTTAAGTAcaaagttgttgctgtgacaccatttagctagccggtatatctcaccCCCATACgccccctcatcaccatctaggattctgccaacaatggttgtatcgttagcaaatttatagatggtatttgagctgtgcctagccacacagtcgtggatgtagaaagagtagaacagtgggctaagcatactttcctgaggtgcgccagtgagAGACAAATTGAGTCAATTCACAGTTTAATGATGGACAGAAAAGGCCCGTTTTGATGCAGACAGGAAGACAGTTAGAGAACTGAGTGACTGAGCTATGCCCAGTCAGGAGATGAGTTATTCTTCCAGTTTGGGTTGAACCtcgctgtaacagtgtgatgtcagagctCACCACAACGACGAAAattatctcatctgaaatgttgtccaccCATTGATATCTTGTTAATCCTTTTACAGGTTGGGAGTGGCCAAGAATTGGTGtatgggaatctcaaacacaacaaccCGTCTGATTTGCCGTCTGGTTATTTAAGGAGTGGCCAGATATTTCCTCTGTAACACCAATACATCTGTTGTTGATCCTTGAAGTTTTCCCAGCTGAAAACGTGTCTTGTGTCTGAAATGAAGTTATCTGTTGTAAGTCAGGGAAATCCACTGGAACCGGGCTGCTGAGAACACGCCAGCAATTGTTCACTGGAGATCAGATGCACTGGTTGAGCAAGGGACTTGCTACATCTGACTCGATGAATCGCCAGAGAACTGATAGCTGATTGATATCGTTCATCTCCtctcagtgtgggaagggattcactcactcagcTGAACCACACTGGGaggaagccattcacctgctctgtgtgtgagatgggATCTACTCAGTCACCCAGCCTGAAGgtatatcagcaagttcacaccatagTGAGATGGTTCGCCTGTTCTGACTGCGAGAAGTGATTCATTTTGCCATCCAAGGGCTAAAGATGCATCAgaaaattcacactggggagaggccgttcagctgctccatgtgtgggaagagattcactcggtcatctgaactGCAGACACATgcgcgagttcacactggggagaggccattcatctgctctgaatgtgggaagggattcactcagtcatctcacctacaaacccaccagtcagttcacactggggagaggccattcacctgttcagactgtgggaagggatttactcagtcatctcacctacagaaacaccagtcagttcacaatggagAAAAaccatttacctgctcagactgtgggaagggattcacttggtcatctgatcTATTggcacaccggtcagttcacactggggagatgccattgacctgctcagactgtgggaagggattcatgtggccatttcaactgaaggtacattggcgagttcacactggggagaggccattcacctgttcagactgtgggaaaggattcactcggtcatctcaactgaaggtacaccagcgagttcacactggagagaggccgttcacctgctcagactgtgggaaggcattcactcagtcatccaacctactgagacaccagtcagttcacactgggaagaagccattcatctgctcagactgtgggaaggcattcactcagtcatcccacctactggcacaccagtcagttcacactggggagaaaccgttcacctgcccagactgcgggaggggattcactcagtcatatcAACTAaaagtacatcagcaagttcacactggagagaggccattcacctgctcagactgtgggaaggggttcatTCGGTCTTctgacctactggcacaccagtcagttcactctggggagaggctgttcccctgctcggactgtgggaagcgaTTTCCTCGttcatttcaactgaagctacatcagcgagttcacactggggagcggccgttcacctgctcggactgtgggaagagattcactcggtcatctcaactgaagctACACCAGCGaggtcacactggggagaggccattcacttgttcagattgtgggaagggattcactcagtcatctcacctgctgacacaccagtcagtccacactggagagaggccgttcacctgctcagtctgtgggaagggattcactctgtcaGCTCAGCTGAAGGAGCACCaacgaattcacactggagagaggccattcacctgctctgaatgtgggaagggattcattcggtCATCCCACCTAGTGGCACACTACCGAGTTCACACTGGATAAAAAGTTGAAATAAGCTGCACGCTGGACATTTAACCGTCTCGGGTGCTGAATCCAGGGGCAAGTTCACGAGTGACTGATGGTGTCGAGCTCtgtaattattgctgctgctcatcaCCCAGTTCGGgacatgggagggagggagggctgGTTTCCTACACTGACGTTTATctttgatgggactggagtttaatattct
This window encodes:
- the LOC140185651 gene encoding uncharacterized protein yields the protein MHQKIHTGERPFSCSMCGKRFTRSSELQTHARVHTGERPFICSECGKGFTQSSHLQTHQSVHTGERPFTCSDCGKGFTQSSHLQKHQSVHNGEKPFTCSDCGKGFTWSSDLLAHRSVHTGEMPLTCSDCGKGFMWPFQLKVHWRVHTGERPFTCSDCGKGFTRSSQLKVHQRVHTGERPFTCSDCGKAFTQSSNLLRHQSVHTGKKPFICSDCGKAFTQSSHLLAHQSVHTGEKPFTCPDCGRGFTQSYQLKVHQQVHTGERPFTCSDCGKGFIRSSDLLAHQSVHSGERLFPCSDCGKRFPRSFQLKLHQRVHTGERPFTCSDCGKRFTRSSQLKLHQRGHTGERPFTCSDCGKGFTQSSHLLTHQSVHTGERPFTCSVCGKGFTLSAQLKEHQRIHTGERPFTCSECGKGFIRSSHLVAHYRVHTG